The genomic window TAGTTGATAAGGTCCGAACCGGTTATAAAGAAAAGTTTATCGTCAGGATATATCTTTTTAAGCTGCCTTAAGGTCTCAACCGAATAGGACTTGCCTTTGCGCCGTATCTCTATATCAGACACAAAAAAGCGCGGATTTTGTTTCAAGGCCTTCTTCACCATCACAAGCCGGTCTTTCGCGGAGGCGATCGAATCCTCCTGCTTATGAGGAGGTAGGTTGGAAGGGATGAATATCACCCTGTCCAGGCCCAATCCCTGCAAGACCTGCTCTGCCATCAATAGATGGCCGTAATGTATCGGGTTAAACGTGCCTCCTAAAATGCCTATCTTCATGCCCGCACCTGTCCGCTGCCATAAATAGTATATTTATAGGTAGTCAGTTCTTCCAGCGCCATGGGGCCGCGGGCGTGCAGCTTATCAGTGCTTATGCCTATTTCCGCGCCCATACCGAATTCATAACCGTCGGTAAAACGGGTAGAGGCGTTCAGGTAAAGGCAGGCGGAATCTACCTTGCCGAAGAACACCCGCGCGCGCTCCTCATCATCGGTAACAATGCTTTCGGAATGGCCGCTGCCGTACTTATTGATGTGCCTTATGGCCTCTTCAAGGGAATCAACCACCCTTACCGACAGTATCAGGCCAAGGTACTCCTCTGACCAGTCATTTTCCTGAGCCCGCTTTAGCCCCCTTACGATCCTCCTCGTCAGTTCATCGCCGCGTATCTCAACGCCCGCCTCCGCGAGTTGTTTTATCATCCCGGGCAGGAACCGCGCCGCGACATCCTTGTGCACAAGCAGCGTCTCCATCGCGTTGCAGACCCCCGGGCGCTGCACCTTGGCGTTAAAGGCGATCCTCTGCGCCATATTCAGATCCGCCTCTGAATCAATATACACATGGCATACCCCTTTATAATGCTTGATCACGGGTATCCTGGATTTAGCGGCGATCTTTTTTATCAGCGCCTCGCCTCCGCGCGGAATGATCAGGTCTATGTATTTATCAAGAGTGAGCATCGCGTCTACGGCCGATTTATCGGAGAATAAGATCATATTAAGGCAGCCCTGGGGAATGCCGGACTCAAGCGCGGCATTATTCAATGTGTTAAAGATCGCGCGGTTGGAATTCAGCGCTTCGGAGCCGCCGCGCAGAATAACGGCGTTGCCCGACTTAAGGCATAACCCCGCGCAGTCGGCGGTAACGTCAGGCCGTGATTCGTAAATGATCCCTATAACGCCTATGGGCACGCGCACCTTCCTTATCTTGAGGCCGTTTGGCCTCAATGTTTCCTTGATCACTTCTCCTACCGGATCAGGAAGCGAGGCCACCTGCTCAAGGGAAGCGCGCATAGCGGCTACGCGCTTATCATTAAGCGACAGCCGGTCTATTATGGAGGCGGAAAGCCCCTTCTTCCCTGCCAGGGCAACGTCTTTCTGATTAGCGCCAAGGATCTCCTTGATGTTGGAAGATAACGCGGCAGACATATTCCGCAGGGCCCTGTTCTTGATGTTGGTATCAAGGGCGGCTAAATCAACCGCCGCCTTCTTTGCCGCCTGAGCAATTTTGAGTATTCTTTTCTGGATATCCATCTTTCCCCTCTACAGGCTTACGCCTGTAGCATCACCAAATCATTCCTGTGCACTACTTCCCTGGCAAATTTCTTTCCAGTATTTCCCGCGATCGCGGAAGAAGAAAAAGAAGATATGCCGCGCGCGAATTCTTCGCCGTTCTTATCCAATATGCTTATTATTTCACGAGCGTCAAATTCACCTTTGACATCAATAATGCCCACGGCAAGCAGGCTTTTATTTTTATTTATAAGCGCGGCCTTCGCGCCGTCATCAACGACGATCTTTCCCTTCGGCTTTGTCCCGAAGGCGATCCAGTGTTCTTTCGCCGAAAGGCCCTTCTTTGACACGAACAAAGTCCCGTTATCCTGAGGCGCGATCACGGCTGAAGCGACTATTCGCTCCTTATACCCGTTAGCAATGACACATGGTATGCCCGAATCCACCGCGATCTTTGCCGCCTCGATCTTAGTGATCATCCCGCCTACACAAGTCCTGTTTTTAGTAGGGCAGGCCAGGGATTTTATCTCGGCGCCGATCTCATCCACTATCCGAATGACTCTCCCCTCTTTATCCAGCAGCCCGTCCACATCCGAGAGCATGACCAGGAGGTCCGCCTCCACTAATTTTGCCACCAGCGCCGAAAGCCGGTCATTATCGCCGAATTTTATCTCGTCTGTAGAAATAGTGTCATTTTCATTGACTACGGGCACGCGCCCTAATCTTAGTAACGCCAAAAGCGTATTCCTGGCGTTCAGGTAACGCTGACGGCTGTCAAAATCATCCCAGGTCAATAATACCTGCGCGCAGTTAATGCCGAACTTTTTAAATTGGCCCCTATAGTTATCCATCAACTCATTCTGGCCGATGGCCGCGGCCGCCTGAAGCAGGGGCAATTGTTTCGGCCTGGCAGCCAGCTTCATCGACTCCATCCCCAGGGCAATCGCGCCGGAAGATACAACGATGACCTCTTTGCCTTCGGCTTTTATCAATTCGCTGAGCTGCGAAACGATTTCAAAAAAACGCGACAATTCCAGCTTCCTGCCGCTATAAAAAAGGCTTGAGCCGATCTTTATCACGATCCTTTTATATTTTTTTGACGACCGCTTCAAGCAGATCCTCCAATCCTTCTTTCTTCAGCGCCGATACAGGGTAAACCGTTTTCTTAATAATACCCTTGAACCTTCTGAGGTTGGCCCCGGCCGCTTCAAGGTCCATCTTATTGGCCGCGATAACCTGCGGCTTACGCGAAAGTTCACGGCTGTAAGCGCCGAGTTCCTTATTTATTTTTTTATAATCCTCTACCGGGTCGCGGCCTTCAAAACCGGAAATATCCACCAGGTGGATCAGGATCCTGGTACGTTCAATATGGCGTAGAAATTTATCGCCCAACCCTTTGCCCGAAGACGAACCCTCAATTAATCCGGGTATATCGGCGACAATGAAAGACCTTCCCGCGGATTCGGCTACGCCCAGAATAGGGGCCTTTGTGGTGAACGGGTACGCGGCGATCCGCGGCCGGGCGTTTGAAACCGCCGAGATCAAAGTTGATTTTCCCGCGTTGGGAAAACCCACCACCCCCACTTCGGCAATAAGCTTTAAGTCAAGAAGCAGGTCCTTCTCTTCGCCGGGCTCTCCCTCCGTCGGATCTTTGACGTGCTTGTTTCCCAGGCCGCCTTTGCCGCCGCGGGCGGCGATAAACTCTTCCTTATCTATGGTCAGGTCGCGCAATACGCAGCCGGTAGCGATGTCTTTGATCACAGTACCCAGCGGCACCCGGATAACCACCGGTTCGGCCCCGGCGCCTTTTCTATCCTTTCCTGAGCCATGGCCGCCGTGTTTGCCGTGAAAATGGCGGTTATACCTGAAATCCAGAAGCGTATAAAGCCGGCTGTCCGCCAGGATTATTATATCCGCCCCCTTGCCGCCGTCTCCGCCATCGGGGATCCCCTGGCGCGTATATTTATCGCGGTAGAAACTGCGGCAGCCATTGCCTCCAGCCCCCGCCTTCACATTGATCTTAGCGCTGTCAATGAACATTGCTTACGCGGTGATCTCCTTGACCTTCAAACGCGTCAGCTGCTGCCTATGGCCCTTCTTCCAATGAGAGGATTTCCGCCTTTTGTATTTGTAGGAAACAACCTTCTTTGACTTAAAATGCCCTATGACTTCCGCGTCTACCTTCGCCCCTTTAATATAGGGCCGACCGACCTTGATCTCTGATTTATCGGAAATCAAAAGCACCTTATCTAAATGCACGGGCTTTCCTTCTTTTGCCTGGATCGTCTCCGTTTGGATAATATCGCCTTTTTTTACTTTGAGCTGTTTTGCTCCAACCTCAATGATTGCAAACATTTTGAGCCTTCCTCCTTATTCTTTAAGTTTTATACAGGCATTTATGATAACATATAAAAGGACGGCAGTCAATATAAACCTGTGCCATTTATACGCCATTTAATTACAATGAGGGCATAGGGTTACACTTGAATAACCTTGAATTCCTCGAGATGAACGCTGGGGTCGGGATTGACGGATATGCGGCTGCGGAATGTATTCTGGAGAGCCCTGATCCCTGAACTATCCTCCAATAGCTGGCTGGCTACGGACGGATGCACAACGAGATTCAGCTCCTGCCTGACCTTGCCCTTAAGATGTTCTCTTAACGCCCTTACTATTTCAATAGAGACCGTAAGCGCTGACTTGGTCTTCCCCTTGCCCTTACAATAGGGACAGTCCTGAAAAGTCATCGTTTCAAGGGTCCTATGCACTCTTTCCCTGGTCATCTCCACCAGGCCGAACTTGGAAATACCCAGCACGTCTGTCTTGGCCTTGTCGCTGCTCAGGTGCCGTTTCAAGACATCTAAAACAGCCCTGCGGTGGCCCTCTTGTTCCATATCTATAAAATCTATGACTATGATGCCGGCCAGATCCCTCAACTTAAGCTGCCTGGCTGCCTCCTTTGCCGCCTCACAGTTGACCCTGAATGCCATTTCTTCCGGATTAAGGTGCCTTTTGAATCTGCCGCTGTTAACGTCCACAACCACCAATCCTTCGGTGGGCTCTATCACCAGGTATGCCCCGGATTTAAGATAAACCTTCTTGTCGAATATGTCCTTGATCTGTTTATCCACTCCCCTGCTTTCAAATAACGGGGCATCCCCCTGATAAAGGGCGATCCTCTTCCTCAGCGACGGAGCAAAGGCCCTGACAAAGCCGTAGATCCTCCTGAACTCCGCCTTGGAATCGATCGTAAGCCGCTCCACGTCTTCAGTGAAAGAGTCCCTTATAATCCTTAATATTAGGTCGTAGTCCTCGAACAGAAGCGCTGGCGCCTGCTTATGCGAACTGACCCTCTTAGTCGTATGCCACTGCTTAAGAAGATAATAAACGTCCTTCTCCAGTTCTTTTTTTGATTTCCCGCTGGCAGCGGTGCGGATTATGACACCCATGTCTTTGGGCATATTCAGGCCATTCAGTACGCCCCTGAGCCTGCTCCTTTCTTTATCATCGTCAATGCGCCTGGAGATGCCCCTCGTAGGCGAATTAGGCATAAGCACAAGAAATCTGCCCGGCAGGCCTATGAGGCTTGAGAGCCGGGCGCCCTTTGTCCCAAACGGCTCCTTTACCACCTGCACTGTGACCTCCTGGCCCTTCTTTAATTCCTGAAGCCGCGCCGGCTCCATCTGTTCCAGAAGGTCATGCGCCTCGATACCCTCCTGCAGGTATAAAAACCCCTTCTTTGCCAGCCCTATATCCACGAAGGCCGCGTTGATCGAACGTATCACGCGTTCTACCTTGCCCTTATAAATACTGCCTACCACCGTCTTGTCCTGCGGCCTCTCAATATAGAATTCATCAAGATGCCCGTCGCTTATGACCGCCACCTGCTTTTCCTGCATATCAACGCTTATCAATATCTCTTTTCCCATACCGTCCTTCCTTATTTTCTATTAATGCCGAACACCTCAAGCACGTTTACGCCTTCAGGCAAACACGCGTTGAGTTTTCCCTTGAACTCATCAGCGCGTATCGGCTCATTAAGATATATGCTGCATTCTTCGTTATCGCTCTCAAGGCCCAGCCTCAAGGCCCTTTTGAACACGATCTTGGGGCGGGGAGAAAACCCCTTAGTTAAATAAAGCGGCAGCCCCGCCCGCCTTGCCGCGCGCGCGAACAGCCTGACCAGGTCAAGATGCGAGATATATTTTATCTTTCCCCTCTTGTAGAATTTGAAATGAGCGATATAAACCACTTATAAGGCGCGGGTCATTTATCTTTTCTTCTTTTTCTTTTTTCTCTTCCCGTCTATACCGCCGCCGAACTCTTCTTCCGTAGTACCCAGGCCGTCTTTTAAGGCCGCGATCTTATCTTCGGTAAACTCGCCTTCCTTAACGATCCTGGCGGTTATGAAAATAAGCAGGTCTATTTTCTCCCAATCATGGGTAGTACGCTGAAACATAAGGCCCAACAGCGGGACATGCCTCAAGAAAGGCACCCCCGAAACTGTCTTGCCCTTTACGTCTTTAAGCAGGCCGCCTAAGACAATGGTTTCGCCGTCTTTCATCAACACCCGCGTCTCCGCTTCCCGCGTGTTAATTATGGGATACAGATTTGTCCCTACGGTCTGGGTATAGGAAGTTATGGCCGGATGCAGGATCATGTTTATATAGCCCTCCTCCCCTATTTGAGGAAGGACATTGAGCTGTATGCCGATATCCTGATAATAATCAAGGGTCTGGGTAACCGTAAATGATGACTGCGTGCTTTCCTCCGACTTAAGGATCGGGTATTTTGTGCCCACCAGGATAGCCGCCTCCTGATTACTTAAGGCGAGTATGCGGGGGGCTGAAAGCGTATTGGTATTCACATCCTCTTCCAGCGCGTGCAC from Candidatus Omnitrophota bacterium includes these protein-coding regions:
- the nadD gene encoding nicotinate-nucleotide adenylyltransferase, which encodes MKIGILGGTFNPIHYGHLLMAEQVLQGLGLDRVIFIPSNLPPHKQEDSIASAKDRLVMVKKALKQNPRFFVSDIEIRRKGKSYSVETLRQLKKIYPDDKLFFITGSDLINYLGEWKDVDEIFALADFVVANRPGYILSSLPERIVKVNIKSIDISAYEIRNLIRAGRSARYLVPDEVRGYIEKRGLYR
- a CDS encoding glutamate-5-semialdehyde dehydrogenase — its product is MDIQKRILKIAQAAKKAAVDLAALDTNIKNRALRNMSAALSSNIKEILGANQKDVALAGKKGLSASIIDRLSLNDKRVAAMRASLEQVASLPDPVGEVIKETLRPNGLKIRKVRVPIGVIGIIYESRPDVTADCAGLCLKSGNAVILRGGSEALNSNRAIFNTLNNAALESGIPQGCLNMILFSDKSAVDAMLTLDKYIDLIIPRGGEALIKKIAAKSRIPVIKHYKGVCHVYIDSEADLNMAQRIAFNAKVQRPGVCNAMETLLVHKDVAARFLPGMIKQLAEAGVEIRGDELTRRIVRGLKRAQENDWSEEYLGLILSVRVVDSLEEAIRHINKYGSGHSESIVTDDEERARVFFGKVDSACLYLNASTRFTDGYEFGMGAEIGISTDKLHARGPMALEELTTYKYTIYGSGQVRA
- the proB gene encoding glutamate 5-kinase, which codes for MKRSSKKYKRIVIKIGSSLFYSGRKLELSRFFEIVSQLSELIKAEGKEVIVVSSGAIALGMESMKLAARPKQLPLLQAAAAIGQNELMDNYRGQFKKFGINCAQVLLTWDDFDSRQRYLNARNTLLALLRLGRVPVVNENDTISTDEIKFGDNDRLSALVAKLVEADLLVMLSDVDGLLDKEGRVIRIVDEIGAEIKSLACPTKNRTCVGGMITKIEAAKIAVDSGIPCVIANGYKERIVASAVIAPQDNGTLFVSKKGLSAKEHWIAFGTKPKGKIVVDDGAKAALINKNKSLLAVGIIDVKGEFDAREIISILDKNGEEFARGISSFSSSAIAGNTGKKFAREVVHRNDLVMLQA
- the obgE gene encoding GTPase ObgE, with protein sequence MFIDSAKINVKAGAGGNGCRSFYRDKYTRQGIPDGGDGGKGADIIILADSRLYTLLDFRYNRHFHGKHGGHGSGKDRKGAGAEPVVIRVPLGTVIKDIATGCVLRDLTIDKEEFIAARGGKGGLGNKHVKDPTEGEPGEEKDLLLDLKLIAEVGVVGFPNAGKSTLISAVSNARPRIAAYPFTTKAPILGVAESAGRSFIVADIPGLIEGSSSGKGLGDKFLRHIERTRILIHLVDISGFEGRDPVEDYKKINKELGAYSRELSRKPQVIAANKMDLEAAGANLRRFKGIIKKTVYPVSALKKEGLEDLLEAVVKKI
- the rplU gene encoding 50S ribosomal protein L21, producing MFAIIEVGAKQLKVKKGDIIQTETIQAKEGKPVHLDKVLLISDKSEIKVGRPYIKGAKVDAEVIGHFKSKKVVSYKYKRRKSSHWKKGHRQQLTRLKVKEITA
- a CDS encoding Rne/Rng family ribonuclease encodes the protein MGKEILISVDMQEKQVAVISDGHLDEFYIERPQDKTVVGSIYKGKVERVIRSINAAFVDIGLAKKGFLYLQEGIEAHDLLEQMEPARLQELKKGQEVTVQVVKEPFGTKGARLSSLIGLPGRFLVLMPNSPTRGISRRIDDDKERSRLRGVLNGLNMPKDMGVIIRTAASGKSKKELEKDVYYLLKQWHTTKRVSSHKQAPALLFEDYDLILRIIRDSFTEDVERLTIDSKAEFRRIYGFVRAFAPSLRKRIALYQGDAPLFESRGVDKQIKDIFDKKVYLKSGAYLVIEPTEGLVVVDVNSGRFKRHLNPEEMAFRVNCEAAKEAARQLKLRDLAGIIVIDFIDMEQEGHRRAVLDVLKRHLSSDKAKTDVLGISKFGLVEMTRERVHRTLETMTFQDCPYCKGKGKTKSALTVSIEIVRALREHLKGKVRQELNLVVHPSVASQLLEDSSGIRALQNTFRSRISVNPDPSVHLEEFKVIQV
- a CDS encoding TIGR03936 family radical SAM-associated protein; protein product: MVYIAHFKFYKRGKIKYISHLDLVRLFARAARRAGLPLYLTKGFSPRPKIVFKRALRLGLESDNEECSIYLNEPIRADEFKGKLNACLPEGVNVLEVFGINRK